The Coregonus clupeaformis isolate EN_2021a unplaced genomic scaffold, ASM2061545v1 scaf0049, whole genome shotgun sequence genomic interval TAGTTTTACCCACAATACGATAGTTCCACCCCTTGGATTGACAGTGTACTGCAGTCTAATTCCCAGTCTAAAATCTCCTGTTTGCTCTCACACAACTGAACGACTACTACAGTCAATGGTACAATATTAGCCAAAGGATAAAGAACATGACCACTTCATAATGGAGTTATATAATCAACATGATGCCACATATACATCCAGTACAGTACATAAGTGATGATAGAATTAAATATCAGATGTAAACAGTatttgacttgggcaggagctcaccggaactGAGTAcaggcacctcaaatgttcttcTGCTTTGCTTGAGTTCCTGCACATCGTATAGAATATTACCTCAAAAGTATTGAGGGTTCCCGCACCTAAATATAAAcggtaccagcacccaaaatgagtacctgcCCATATTTCAGTCCAAATCAAGCACTGAGTGTAAAATGAGACAGTGTGATCACAGAACACTTCTGGCTGAACCTGTGGGATGTCTGTTGTTCACCTAAACAAACCTACAGTGATATTCAGTGCACCCGCACACACACTcagtatgcgtcccaaatggcaccctattccctttatagtgcactacctttgaccagggcccataggccaccatgcactatgtagggaatagggtgccatttgggacacagcctcagTCTGCTCTGTGTACAAATCACCTcccaaatattgtgggggctgatTCTTTCTGTGGCTCCAGGATTAACCTTCAGTCATATATCTTCAGACACTCCCTTccgagacaggcaggcagacagacagacagacaaatagacacacagacagacagacaggcaggcagacagagacagagacagagacagagacagagacagagacagagacagagacagagacagagacagagacagagacagagacagaggcaggcaggcaggcaggcaggcaggcagacagacagacagacagacagacagacagacagacagacagacagacagacagagatgaatTAGCAGCGGTGGGGGAACATCACCTTGTctacatcccaaatagcaccctattccctgtatagtgcactactattgtctttctctctgcatgGTTGGGAAGGGCCCTTCAGTTGATTTCACTGATAGTCCACACCTGCTGTTTACCAAACATGTGAGGAatagcatttgatttgattagacttttgaccagggcccataatgtTCTGatagagggaacagggtgccattgaGACAGACACTCTGTATCTGTGCTGCTGAAGGAAATGGTTTGGTGTAGCTACATATCTGGAGCTGCCCATCACTGACTGAGTCTTTTTCTGTCATTCTCACTTTTTAACCAGATAGCAGACAACTGTGGTGATTCAGCTGCAGTACAGTATCAACACAGGTAactaaagtacagtacagtacggaCCTCTCCACCGGGGCAATATCgtgtgcatctcaaatggcacactattcactatatatgccctatgggccctggtcaaaagtagtgcactataaagggaatagggtgccatttggacacaTCCACTGATCCATCACTGTAGTACTCACTCAACATTCCCTGGAAACATAAAAGATGGCATATGTCTGTCTCTGAGCGCTTCCCCTAAAGTATCTCCTGAAGGAAAGAACCCTAAAGTCTCTCCTGAAGGAAATAACCCTAAAGTCTCTCCTGAAGGAAATAACCCTAAAGTCTCTCCTGAAGGAAATAACCCTAAAGTCTCTCCTGAAGGAAATAACCCTAAAGTCTCTCCTGAAGGAAAGAACCCTAAAGTCTCTCCTGAAGGAAATAACTCTAAAGTCTCTCCTGAAGGAAATAACCCTAAAGTCTCTCCTGAAGGAAAGAACCCTAAAGTCTCTCCTGAAGGAAATAACTCTAAAGTCTCTCCTGAAGGAAATAACCCTAAAGTCTCTCCTGAAGGAAATAACCCTAAAGTCTCTCCTGAAGGAAAGAACCCTAAAGTCTCTCCTGAAGGAAATAACCCTAAAGTCTCTCCTGAAGGAAAGAACCCTAAAGTCTCTCCTGAAGGAAAGAAAAATACAATGGAATAATAGAATAAGTTATTAttggcagccagccagccagccagtcagttagtcagtcagtcagtcagtcagccagccagttagtcagccagccagtcagccagtcagccatccagccagccagccagtcagtcagccagtcagccagccagttagtcagccagccagtcagccagtcagccatccagccagccagtcagtcagtcagtcagccagtcagtctgccagtcagtcagttagtcagtcagccagtcagtctgccagtcagccagccagtcagccagccagccagccggccagtcagccagccagtcagccagtatgttagtcagtcagccagtcagccagtcagccagccagtcagtcagccagtcagtcagtcagtcagtcagtcagccagtcagtcagtcagtcagttagccagccagccagccagtcagccagtctgccagtcagccagtctgccagccagccagtctgccagtcagtcagtcagtcagtcagttagccagccagccagccagtcagccagtctgccagtcagccagtctgccagtcagtcagccagtcagccagccagccagtcagccagtcagtcagccagccagtcagccagtcagtaattcagtcagtcagccagtcagccagccagtcagtcagtcagttagtcgcccagtcagccagtcagccagccagtcagccagtcagtcagccagtcagtcagccagtcagccagccagtcagccagtcgtcCGGGACTAGAGCCAGGTGAAACAGTATTTGGAAGTTTTTCCAAAaaaaggggaaaggagaaaaatATAGCAGTCAGTCAGTTTGTCTCCCACACCTCCACCTGGTTCACCGTGGCAACAGATTTATAGGACAGACAGAGCTGGGTGAGGACCTTCAGGGGAGCTTTGTTTGGAAGGTTTCACCCTGTCCAATGTCCCCATGAGAGCAGGGGTGGCCCTGGAAGGACGAGGTTTCACTTTACAGGAAGTTCTGGTGGTTCTCACAGCTCCCCGGGATACAGTCttcctgtgtcccaaatggcatcctccctatgggctctggtcaaaagtagtgcactgtgtatggaatagggtgccatttgggacgtagccatcATCTGTATTCTTACTTTACAAGGGATGAGGGAGTCGGTTAGAGAATACATGAATGTCTTTCCTCGTCCGTCCAGACTCTGCTTAACTTCTCTGGACAGCATTCCCATAAATAGGACTGGATATTTTCAGGTTAAGGGATACACAAACTGCAACACTCATGTATCCATAACGTTCCAGATTTATTATGCTGTTCAAATGTTCTACTACAAGAATCATCGTCTgagtccctattccctatatagtgcactacctttgtccataggactctggtcaaaagtagtgcactatatagggatagggtgccatttgggacacctaAGTTAAAAGGAGATGGAGTGCTCCCTCTAGTGGGGAAAATATAACTATCACTACTGCCTACTACTGGTGGTGGTCTGCTGCAAAATATACTAATGCATTTAGAATTAATTTCCTACTGGATACAATAAAGTCATCAAAATCATcaccatcatcgtcatcatcatcattcatCATCATCCATCGAAGTCGTCATCCATCATCATCGTTGtcatccatcatcatcatcatcatcattatcattcaTCATCATCCATCGAAGTCGTCATCCATCATCATCGATGtcatccatcatcatcatcattcatcATCATCCATCGAAGTCTTCATCATCCATCATCATCGTTGtcatccatcatcatcatcatcatcattcatcatcaccatcattaaACCTTTAATTCATTATAATTCTCTAAATTGTAAAACCATGTCACAGATGGGACATTATTATATTTGCATGCTTATGAATaaacaataacatatttaaataataaatacataaataataattaaaataaataatagtaCTGGAAACAACATCCACCGTATGACATGATCTCTATGACCAGTCAAACTCTGAAGCAGTAATGTCTCTCAATGTCTTAAGACTGACAATCTCAATTGTTTTAGTTGTTCTTTTTGAGCCTTTGGAGGTGCCATAGCTTTGTCCCCTTTACCTGCTGTTTCCATGTTCTCCAAAGCCCTGTCTGGGGACTATCCAGGTGCATCATTCAGCCTCCATCGTCATTGGTGAGCCGATTGTCAAATCTCACAGCGCCTTCTCATAGCGTTGCCGTAACTTCCGTTGATTAAGTTGATTCCTTTGTGTATCAGTTAAGTGCAAGAGATCACGTCCCCTGCAACCGTTGGGGTTGTATGGAACCAACATTGTCTCCAAGTTGCTTTGAATACAGTAACACAGCTGGGCTTTAGCCTAATGATAATGGAGGTGAGGACTTTCCATTGAAGGAGATCTGGGGGATGCTGGCTGCTCTTTCAGATCTCTCAGCAAACTCCTGGAATAAAGAACAGTACAGTGGGGTTATATGAGGTTCACAATTATGacttttttgtcattttagttAGCAGACACTTATGAAGAGCGACTAAAAATAGGTGcattccagtggaggctgctgaggggaggacggctcataataatggctggaacggagcaaatggaatggcatcaaacacctggaaaccatgtacttgataccattccactaattctgctccagtcattaccatgagcccgtcctccccaagtAAGGttgcaccaacctcctgtggtgcatTCATATCTCTCTTTAGAACAGTGGTTCTCAACTCCGATCCTCGAgtagctccaacagtacacatttttgttgtagccctggacaaacatacctgattcaacttattgagggcttgatgattagttgacaagttgaatcaggtgtgcttgtccgggaTACAATAATAATGTGTAtcgttgggggtactggaggaccggaaTTGGGAAACCACTGCTTTAGAAACACATAGTGACAGAAATGACAGGCCATTCACTCTGTCTGACTGAAATGTCACTATTTTATTTCCAATTATATAACATTATTGagttttccattttttaaatttttatctGAGCTCACCTTTTCACTCATCTCATGGGAGTGGTACAGGGACAGCTCTCTCTCCAGGTACATCCTCTGCTGTTCGCTGCTGGCCAGACGACAGGTGAGCCAGGTAAACAGGATGGACACTCCGATGCCCAGGCAGGCCAGCACCATGATGGCCAGGTAGAGGGACGGCAGGGCATCGGGACGCTTTGCCACCACACGCACAAACTGGAAGTTTAGGATCCCACTGATCAGCCCACAGATACAGCAGGCTGAAAACAGgatcatctggagagagagagagggagggagagagagatagaatcacataaaaataaatgtccttactatgactgagatatgtggttgtcccacctacatttacatttacattttagtcatttagcagacgctcttatccagagcgacttacagttagtgcatacattattattattattttttttcatgggaatcaaacccacaaccctggcgttgcaaacgccatgctctaccaactgcgctacatccctgccggccattccctcccctaccctggacgacgctgggccaattgtgcgccgccccatgggtctcccggtcgcggccagcttcgacagctatcttaagatgaatgtgcTAATTGtatgtggctctggataagagcgtctgctaaattactactactactactacaaattttgccatggggtgaaGAGAAATTGTTGTAGTTTTAAAgaaaatttcctgcaattctacacattttgccatggggtggagagacatttttgcagttttaaagctaatttcctacaattctacacattttgccatggggtggagagacatttttgcagttttaaagctaatttcctacaattctacacattttgccatggggtggagagacatttttgcagttttaaagctaatttcctacaattctacacattttgccatgacttatgccatgttaatgatatctgaatgagagtgactaacaaaatcaatgaggGGCCCTCTGGACGTCAGGGCCTCTGAGCACGTGCCCTGCATGCCTGGTCGGTactcggccatgattactacaagtttagatggctggctagactaatttagcAATCTAAAAATGGTTAGCTGACATGGCCaactgagtgactgtcagtgactgacataacagcAGCCTCGGGCCCTAAGCaaccgcttatgtcgcttatgcctggagccggccctgggtGTTTCAAGTTTagagttttaatgtcacatgcacaagtacagtgaaatgcctttcttgcaagctctaaccctggcaagctctaaccccaacaatgcactGAATGTtcaaaaaaagggttccaaaatggttctttggctgtccccataggataaacattttgggttccaggtagaaccctttagggttccaggtagaaccctctgtggaaaggattatACCTGGAACCTAAAAGGTTCTCCCTGAaaccaaaaaaggttattcaaatggttatcctatggggacagccaaagaacccatttaggttgtagatagcacctttttttctaagagtgtacccatGTTAAATATATTGTATTAAAATCAACTTACAATCAAGCCTGACCTCTTCTTTGCACACACCATCCCACATAGTCCACAGATGAGAAACTGGGGGGAAATAAAAAGTTATACCCTCCCATTCCTATTAACCATAGAGCTAATAATACTGCAAAAGTGAATGATTTGACTTACACACACTCCGCTCCATATAGGGGAGGCATCCCCCAGCTGCAGCTTGTGAACCGACCGGACTCGGATGATGCCGACCACCCCGAGGGCGATGCTGGATGCACCGAGCCCCATCTCCAACACCGACAGTACCACCAGACTCCAGATGGTACATCCTCTCTCCGGCATCACTCATTCCTCCACAGCGTGTCAGTCaagagatggtggtggtggtcacCCCCTCGAACCACCCAAAAAGCAGCGAGTATTGTTTTTTGCGCTAAAGACATTAATCCATTAATCCAAATTACGCAGGTGGACTTTTGCTCAGAGGGAATGTTTTCTATCCAGTATCCACCAAGTGATCCAGACTCCACTGTAAGACTTTAAAAGGTATTCCTAAATCATATCTTGTCATGGACTACTTGGACTATTAGGAGGCGTTTTGGACAGCTCTGCAGACAGCTAGTATGCGTGTTTGATCTACTGTAAAAGTAGATCAAACACAACTGGCGTCACGCTCGCCAGTTGCCACCCTCTCAAAACTTTCCTTGCGCACAGCTGCAGGGGTCGCGACTCACGTGACTTCCTTGACCTCTTATAGTGCTCATGTGTGCAGTTTATATACATGAGGGTGGTTTAGGGTAAATAGCTAGTAAGATTATATAACTAACTAATCCCATTAATTGCCCCTAAGgggataaaaataataatatttaattaAACCCCCAATCAATGCTTAATGCATAGGCTAATGCACAATGCATAATATTTGATATGTTTGATATTTGCAGGAAAGTTATTGTCAATTGCATAGCTTGCATGGTCCAATGTTACAGTATATAGCTGAATGAATCCAGAGGTTTTATTTTGCACACATTATtacatattataaactgggtggttcgagccctgaatgctgattggatgAAAGCTGTGGTATACCACCTGTATGacaaacatttatttgtactgctctaattacattggtaaccagttaataatagcaataaggcaccttgggggtttgagGTATATTGTCAacataccacagctaagggctgtatgcaggcactccgcgttgcgtcgtacataagaacagcccttagccatggtatattggacatataccacaccccctctgaccttattgtatttttattttatttttatttatttttagtcatttagcagacgctcttatccagagcgacttacaggagcaattagggttaagtgccttgctcaagggcacatcgacagatttttcacctagtcggctctgggattagaaacagcgacctttcggttactggcacaacgctcttacccactaagctacctgccgcccctatatTATATTTCAACTGTAGTATTTAAAAAATGTCATTATGGCATTATGAAATATATCTAGTAGGAATACTTCCTGTGTAGTATAAAACCCAGCAACATGTTGTAGGGcctgtttcccggacacagattaagcctggaACTAGACAAAAAATCATTTTCAATGGGGTTGTCCATTGAACATGGTTTTTAATCCAAGACTAAGcataatctgtgtccaggaaaccgacCCTTAAACGTTGCATAATAATTCACAAACCCTGCCAACCTGATCCTTTACTCCAAGCCCTGGAGAACAACTCAGTCTGACATAGTAAGAGGCGTGCTATTTTTAGCACCTGCCACAATATTACATGAACACTTCCCTCTATAGAGGCAGGCATCGATGTTCACCTGCTAAACCCTACAACCCTAATCTCTGACTGAGATAACACTCCATGCTCGGTGTGTGCGTtccacttcttttgaccagggcccatagggcactataaagggaagagggtgccatttgggacgtagagtGTCAGTGAATGGGAAGGCTACAGTATAAAAGGTTCCCTCAACAAAAGTAGTCATATCTCATTAATCACAAAATACACTGCCTCACTGAGTCTGAAAAGGCAGAGTGCTGGTCCATTCTTTGTGCAGGTTGGTTTTGCCTGGGGGCAT includes:
- the LOC121555562 gene encoding transmembrane protein 196-like, yielding MPERGCTIWSLVVLSVLEMGLGASSIALGVVGIIRVRSVHKLQLGDASPIWSGVCFLICGLCGMVCAKKRSGLIMILFSACCICGLISGILNFQFVRVVAKRPDALPSLYLAIMVLACLGIGVSILFTWLTCRLASSEQQRMYLERELSLYHSHEMSEKEFAERSERAASIPQISFNGKSSPPLSLG